The Myxocyprinus asiaticus isolate MX2 ecotype Aquarium Trade chromosome 36, UBuf_Myxa_2, whole genome shotgun sequence genome segment TATCATTTTGTTTTCTGCTTTCCTTTTTTATTGTCCAATTACGAATGTCCTGTAGTTAAAGTGAGTGTAATCTGTAAATTTCAGTGTGATTGAATTGACCTTATGTGTtcaaatgctctcatcattttgcatttccatttgtCTATTACTTGAGTCATCAGCTCTAGGTTCTCCATTTCTAATTTTAATCAACTTGTAATTTCTTTTAGGTATATCTGTACTTAATCAAGTGACTGAATGTGTTTGTCTTGTAACAGTACTTCACATATCTAAGAAAAGTGGTATTTTTATCTACCTTAATCACTAACAACTGCAAAGCTGACATTGTGTATTGACTGCAGCAAATATTTAACTCTCGAGGGCAATAGGTCATCTACACACTTTAAAGCTGTGACTCAAAAATTTCTCAGAAATTTCCAATCCAAAGCAAATAGTCACAGCATTACTATCAAATGAATCAACTGTCATTATGTAAAGTAGTATTTATAACCTAGCCGAGGTCATTATGATGACTTGGCAAGGCTCATAACCTGTCTAGTAGTAACTTGTTTTATGGTTCAGTTCTCTCAAAAGTTCATGGTAATAGACTTTTCTCTTTGTCAAATGTCACTTGTACAGTACATGCATTTGTGTCTACTacttttttattgtgaacaaaaTAACTCCAGAAgcacattaaagggacagttcacccaaaaaactaaattatgtcattatttactcacccttacgtagcctcagtcaccataagGCGAACATTCTgcgtaacatttttatttttatttttttaaataaaatttgaaaacatgaggaggatgagtaaatggtgacagaattttcatttgtgggagaactgtccctttaacacaaTGGACACATCAACATACTTTGTTTTTAAACTGCTCTTTCCACATTTTAggtttctaaatatatatttgatgtagttaTTCAAAGAATCAGAACACTAACAGAGAAGAAACACTTTGGATTTGGCACTATACAAGTCTAGCAACTATAGTGAATCATGGCGTGAAATATGATGAAGTGATCCCTAAGCATGAACAAAGCAGACAAAGGGATTTAATATTTGGGCAAGATCCTTAAGGATCAGGCTGCCATTATTCAGTTTGAACTGGTAAGTGTTTTTGCAGGTGCATGTTCTTGGCATTCCATTAATTTCAAAGGCTCTGTAGGGTCATGCAAACCTTTCTCAAGAAATGCTTTTAATGAGAAGCACTTTTGGATTTGAATTCTTAAATGACAATACATGTTTAAACACCTTTGAATTAATGCTTTTTTTCTGGAGGCTATATATCAATCACTACACAAATATTTACTCTGTTAGAAATCTCACAGTGAAGTGCATGTAGACAATTGATTTTGTTATGCCTGATGTGATGCCAATTAGAGTGAAATGTCCTCAGGCCTGGAAATGATTGAACATTTCAAATGTGCTCTTTATACGCTGATATTACTAAATTTTTTTGGCTGAAAGAATTGCTGCCATTAAAGTTTTTAATACTGAAGCGATGATTGGTATTTCTTTGCTTACGTCAGTAGAAGTACATCTTTCTCTGATGAAGAGCTGAAGGCAGCCTTAAGAGATAATTCGcccaaaaaacaaaagtttttcaccatttactcactcatgtttttcgaaacctgaatgactttcttccttctgtggaaGTAGGGTGACTAAAAATGTCCATGATTTAGCTTTGTCTTCATAGTGATGTTCTATCTACTGTCaggactatcatacattctgtgatactgcgcatcagttttcacgtGTTTACGTGTGCTTATGCAATTATTCTGGCTCTCAaccagaaacatcaataacgtACATGAAAGTATGTTTCCCAACCCTGTGAATTATTGGAGAGAACACCTGTTTCATATCAGGGAAATTTAAACTATTGTGATAATAGAAACAATAGAACAAAATGGAATTTCACAACTGGGTCCGTCAGGCATCTGATCTTTCCTGCTTTTATGttgcagtattttattttatggctatTATTAAATGTACTAATGTTACTACAGGTattcattaaatgttttaaattaaaaacacaaaaagagatgccagtcaccatttattttacttgtgtccttttttccatacaatgaaatacaGCACATTGCTTAATCGCACATGATAAATGCATGCTTTCTGTAACATAAATGCCAATGGGATGGACATTCCGCATTATTCCACGATTATAACTCATAcatggatatacagtatactcaTTTTTATCAGAAAATGACAGACTCGCTGTGGTAATCTGACAACTGCTTTCATGTGTCTTTCCATCACAGTAGTTGACTCCTACTCTTTAGGAGAATTTTGTGGTTTTGTCAAATTATACTACACTTTGGTGAAAGATTGTCTGTGTGCCAGTATTTTCCCCGAGGTCTTTTAGTTATGTTTCCCACCCACGACGAAACcccaatatagatacacatataATACAGGACTCAAGTGCCCATTACCCATTGATCACTATCTTGCATGCAGTGGAAAATGTCctcaacatttgacatttgacaaaAGGTTCTGCCCCTTTTCATCATTTTTCTGTAAATTAGACAGATAACATCAATGTTGATTCCACATCCACTTTGAAATACAATGCAGTCTTAAACTGTCTAAATGTTAAAGACTAAACTTTTGTCCTCAAATGAGTAGAACTCGGACAATTTTGGATGAACCAGAATGATCATTTCCTCTTACAAAATCTACTTGTGCAGGAAGTTGCACAATGTGTCCTTTTGTTTCACTTTTCCGCAGAGCATGTTCATTGAGTATTATGCAAGCTTCACTCCATGCTTAAAAATGGGTTTTGAAACTAAATTTCTGTGCTCAGaggaaacagaattttcatcatACTCTCACTTTTGCTGTTTCTTCCTCTTGCCTTTCCTCTTTTACTTGTATCATCCTTCGACGCTTTGGATAAGAATAGCTGTCTATATGCCCATCTGTCTGACTCTGTCTCAGATATTTGTGACTGAGACAATCATCATGAAGTCACGTGGTAAATCatatgtgctaaaaaaaaaatttcacacttGAAATCACTGGCATATGGCAACATTTTGATATTCAGTCACACTTTTCCAGTTATGTATTCTCACTAGACACTCTTTTCACTAGAATTGCCTTTATTATTTGATAAATACTTTGTTTTGTCCTTTGAAAAAAGGATGTGTGACCACACGTCGGATTCCCCTTTCTATGTCTGGAAACCACATTTCTGGCTGTTTTGATATGTGTCTGGTATCTACTACCTTGTATCAACAGAAATAGACTACACTGTCTGATATGCAGACAGCAGACATAACAGTCAAGATGGACAAGGTAGGCACTAGTTTTATCTCGTTTTCATTTAAATGGTATGAACATATTTTATGGGTATTCACATtgtaatacacaaacacacactgttttTAAAGTTGCCATTGAAATATAGCCATAAACTATGGAGCTTTATCTTTTAAGGATGCTGAAGTCAGATGTAATAATGAGTATGCATACAGTAGGTTGTAATGTAAATCTGTTAGTCCCTCCTTGATATTCTTGGTTACTGAGTGACAAACTGAcatcaaggcatgtcaaaacccTCTTCCCACACATAAAGCAGAAACTATGGAGTATGTTTAGACGATTTTACAGACTGCTAAACTGGAAAGGGTGCAAAAAGCAATCATGAAGATGAACAGGTTACACCAGGTTGCTGTAACTTCTGCTAATTTTCCCTAGATTAAAAACTTGACTGCTTATACATGTGCCAAAAACCAAAGGTGTGACAGCAACACGGTGACACTATACATACAATAGCATGAAAAATAACTAGAGGTGAATAGGAAGGGTGTTCCAATTAATATTGTATCtcagataaatatttatataagacCAATTACTGTTATCTCCACAGCCCGAATAATGTCAGAAACAGACTGTGTAGCTTTCATGTAAATGACGGGAATTCTGGGAATTCTCCCATGACTAAGGAAATTCTCCATCTTTTTCAGGATGTGCGTTCAAATaacgcacactctctctctctctctctctctctctctctctctctgtctctgtctctctgcagACATGTTAGCTACTGGAACTGTAAGTTAAAAATAGCAAATGTAATTGCAAACTCACCAAATATTTTCCCTCTTTATGtgaattgtgttttgtttttgatttttttacgTCACATTCCTGTTTTGTTTTAGCTTTTTAAGATATGCATCTTTGCCTCACAGGGAAAtctttgtaataaaaatataataaacctAATTGGTaatctctgtttttattttttatttctgttaacataaacaGGTTAAGTAAACAGTCTTAGCAGAAGAACACAGCTAAATTATCTATTATTATAGGCCGAGGCCACAAATGAGGTTCAAGCTACACCAGTTATGTAATATTTCATGGGGAGATTGCACTGCATTTCATTTTGACTGTTATTTGCCATGGTTTTTCATAATCTATCTATACATTGTATTGACATTGAcattatttctatagcacatttaaaaacaacacaagttaACCAAAGAACTCTACAATATAAGTAATGATAATAAAATAcacaggatttaaacaatacacacGCATGCAGAAAAGTGGGGAGAGTTAGAGATAGACAGAGTTACAGCAACTTCAATATTGCTGTACTAACAGTGTAACATATGCAAGGGAGAAAAGGTAAGTTTTGAGCTTAGATTTGAATAAACTAATGAAAGATGTTAATGGAAGATGTACTAAATTGGAACTCCACAGTCCTGGACCATTGACCGAGAAGGCACAATCACCCTTACATTTTAAACGGGTCAGAGGAATGACCAGATGCATATCATTTGATGACCTGAGAGACTTGGAGGGTTGATGGACAGTTAAGAGATAAGAAATATGGAACAGTCAGTCCATGGAactccttaaaggtgcaatatgtaacaattttcatgtaatattcacctttttttttgccaatgtgtgaacggcttgtaatgcaacataaaaaatgagccctttccGGACtttctaggttgcctattaaagcctgtggactgattttcatgcgaagggagcgggtcccttttgccaggaaaatccaaaggatgtgacgtatATGCgtgctcccaagagccttgcctcagacagtaatagcttctcttccgctattcaacagcgacaacaaactgcaacactaggtaacgttatcttagagatggaatccagcaaacggccggttcccagcacaacaccgactcatacacaaactcagagtaagccaaaaaaaaaaaaaaaaaacattaatctactgaatcctgtctagCTAAGTGGaaacgtgattgtggtcgagtgaaaactagagtgaacatcggcagggcatttgattcctggagggaccattgtttggttttggggatcaaaacagaccctgaattggcattcttcttattggacaggtaagcttacataactgcaaagcatgtgaaatatagtgccataagaattgatctgtgtaattttagctaacttgatcttgcctgcacagtaactgtcatgatcaatgttaatctgtaattattcagcaaggtaaattacaataacacatgaaatgaatgctaaacaatgttcaagataatgcaaaaagacccattcattagtgtaacgtaacttggttatacagaaaatatatacattctattattataaaacaatagcgcactgatatatcaaaatgacagttgtgatggaattaCATCAATtctgaattgtcaacatatttataatgtacagtctattttataaacagctactgtcatccaccaaatttagctaacagttattgataaagctggctagctagctaacgctgatataggctatcgtataaatgcagtcaatgtatcatgcaaagaaaagtgattacttcaaactagagtctcacatagtcagacctatatccacactttgttttagccctgttccagcactggagagtcaaatataatatacagtctgaaagtttgtagtaaaacagtcataactgtgtcattttaattatgctaccatcatagcatgatgccggtgaatcacgttgtctctttgtacgttacgtcattgttttggatgcttgCTCAATCACATCCCTATGGAGTgggtgcacgagcgcgagcacgagcacgagcaacaggtaggtGGCTGCAGTTcccttaatggccacaggtgttagaatcttacatactgcacctttaaaaacaaataaaacaatcttGAACTGGATTCTGTAACAGGAAACTAGTGAAGAGAAGCCATTGCGGGTGATATCCTTTCTCTTTTCTTGGTTCCAGTAAAGCAGCATTTCAGACTGACTGAAGGCGTGATATGGAAACTTCCATGTACAGTGAATTACAATAGTCAAGTCTAGAGGAGATGTGGACATGCACATGTCTCCAGATCTTCAAAAGACAGAAATTATTTCAATTTAGTAATGGCCCTGAATTGGAAGAAACTAGCTTTATCAAATTTGGAAGCAGAGGGTCTATGCTTCATAGACATTCTAAATAATATACCAATATGTGATTTCATTTTGCttgtgtaatggtggccagctgatagatagctgtgcaatgtgtataaacctcactctcctgacctcaagaggtgcactagcaactgacactagaggctgtagcctttagcctccttgttagctcaCCGTCTCCCACactggagacgccggtttgagtcccatatggagcaggtagaacaggagcatcacaatggtgccgtgactcGGATGGGAGTGAGGCTTAGGGGgttgagtgtaatggtggccagctgatagatagctgtgcaatgtgtaaaaacctcactctcctgacatcAAGAcatgcactagcgactgatgctagaggctgaagcctttagcctccttgttagtgcaccacCTCCCACACTGGAGAaaccggttcgagtcccgtacggagtggGTAGAACTGGAGCATCACACTTGcattgcataatattgattaaaatatgtgaataaataaaataattataatacatatgGAGAACACTTCATCCTACATTAAGCTTATAATCAAACTGTAATTCAGTCATTGTAGCTAGTAATATCACTTTATTCAAACTTGTATATATTGTTGTATTTCTAAGTATTCTTTTTGTGCTAAATTAAAGTAAACACAAACACGGTTTATTTTAGTATTTACttaatagttttatttagtttttccaGAATTGTTCTTCATGATCCACTTTAAAACATTCAGTATAAAAACAAGTTGGTTAGAGATACAATGTCCTTCATGCAGTCCctatacacagtatacaaatttgtttgttcattttcatCCAATCACACTTAAATACAGTCATTCaataaataatggagaatattaGTAAAACACCTTTGAAGTACATGAAAGAAAACTTTGAAGAAACTTTAAGTTAAAGAGTCATTAAGTTAAAAGTATTCATTCATAGAATGAAAAAGCTGCAGATATACTTTTTACAAAAAAGAGAGTTTGTTTAGCTTGTTCCAGTTATTTAGTTCATTCAGTATGGAGTGTGCCAAAGAGCTTGTCCCAGTGGGTGAAGTATGGTGCATAGTTGGACTTGAACTTCTGATGGTGAAGATCATGGTGCGGTGCTCCTCCATACAGTCCAAAGGGCACAAGTCTGTGTGTTGCCCACGGCAGATCATAGCCACAATGGTCCTCCACTGACAACCACATGTTCAGCATATGGAAAAGCATCTCTGTCATAGGATGAACCCCGAGTAACATGGGATTAACCGCAGCAAAGAAACCCAGTGACAGAGTCTCCCAAGCCCCAGAGTACTCCGTAGTCAGCGCAAaggtggatgtgtgtttgtggtgcACCTTATGGAAAGTGCAGTAGAGCCAGGGTACTTTGTGATGTAGAAGATGCCACACAAAGTACTGGAAGTCAAAGAGAAGCAGGCAGGCAGAAAGGTCCCAGATGACTTGCAGGATCCCAGGTGCCATCACCGTGTAGCTGACGGGTCTCCAGTACCAATGAGCGACGCTCAGCGGGAAGATGTACACCGCATGGTTGTAGAGTGAGAGGGCAAGGCAGCTCCACATCATAGTCCTAGACACGTTGGTTTTCTGTTGAATCTTGTATCTCCTTATGAGCGCAACTCTGGGAGACAGGGAGTCCAGAACTACAAAAGGCAGGCAGAAACTTAAGTAGACTGTGAGAGAAAAGAGCACTGGGAAAAAGGGAGACCGTAGCATGGTCTCATACTGTAGAACGCAATCCCAGATGTACTGTACTAGTCCAGACATCTTCTCAATTCCTTAGCTGTTCTGTATAGTTATCAGAGTAGtaaaataatgctttataaaTGCTACTCTATACCAATCCCCGCCCCCTTTCTGAGCTCCGGACCTTATATGGTTCTTCCTCTCGGAATTTCCCATTTTTCGTGGTACTGTGAGTGAACATTGCATCTTATTTCACATCGGCCACATAGTTAATGATTAACTTTAATCTACGGATATAAAAATCCAGCAATGCTACACTGAAACTTGTTTtgagacaaaaatgtaataatattaacatttacaCACTACCATAGAAAAACGACATGTATTCAATCATAGTGTAAAtagaataacaataaaaaagcaGTAAAGTATCCTACTTACTTTCAGAAACTGCTAATGTGTTTAGCATTAGTTAATAACTTTGTTAACTCGAGGCGGGTGCTGTACATATTCCTTTGAGATCTGAAATGTATATTCTACACTACGAAAATGAAAACCTGGCAAAATATTCATAAATCTTTCAAAATGTGACGTGTAAGATTCTGTGACGCTTGATAGCTGTTATTTACGGGTGCCTCGAGGAAAGGAAATGAGAATTTGCTGATAGGTTAAGAAAGTTCTTCTGATTTTTCTGAAGTAAA includes the following:
- the LOC127427190 gene encoding cholesterol 25-hydroxylase-like protein isoform X2; its protein translation is MLNTLAVSEILDSLSPRVALIRRYKIQQKTNVSRTMMWSCLALSLYNHAVYIFPLSVAHWYWRPVSYTVMAPGILQVIWDLSACLLLFDFQYFVWHLLHHKVPWLYCTFHKVHHKHTSTFALTTEYSGAWETLSLGFFAAVNPMLLGVHPMTEMLFHMLNMWLSVEDHCGYDLPWATHRLVPFGLYGGAPHHDLHHQKFKSNYAPYFTHWDKLFGTLHTE
- the LOC127427190 gene encoding cholesterol 25-hydroxylase-like protein isoform X1 codes for the protein MSGLVQYIWDCVLQYETMLRSPFFPVLFSLTVYLSFCLPFVVLDSLSPRVALIRRYKIQQKTNVSRTMMWSCLALSLYNHAVYIFPLSVAHWYWRPVSYTVMAPGILQVIWDLSACLLLFDFQYFVWHLLHHKVPWLYCTFHKVHHKHTSTFALTTEYSGAWETLSLGFFAAVNPMLLGVHPMTEMLFHMLNMWLSVEDHCGYDLPWATHRLVPFGLYGGAPHHDLHHQKFKSNYAPYFTHWDKLFGTLHTE